The Panicum hallii strain FIL2 chromosome 9, PHallii_v3.1, whole genome shotgun sequence genome has a window encoding:
- the LOC112877169 gene encoding protein trichome birefringence-like 33, with translation MRTMKAQHSSNGRGRSPFLTSYALTLAFITFVSVLYFKDFSSTLHQPFLHRPPPRHRAQISRPLLPRDRGGASEAAARLPFAVGAAPAGCDVGQGEWVYDEAARPWYREEECPYIQPQLTCQAHGRPDKAYQHWRWQPRGCSLPSFNATLMLEMLRGKRMLFVGDSLNRGQYVSLVCLLHRLIPENSKSMETFDSLTVFRAKDYNATIEFYWAPFLAESNSDDAVVHRIADRIVRGTSIEKHARFWKGADILVFNTYLWWMTGQKMKILQNSFEDKNKDIIEMETEEAYGMVLNAVLKWVENNLNPKTSRVFFVTMSPTHTRSKDWGEDTDGNCYNQTTPIKDLSYWGPGTSKGLMRVIGEVFGASKIPVGVVNITQLSEYRKDAHTQIYKKQWNPLTPEQIANPKSYADCTHWCLPGLQDTWNELLYSKLFFP, from the exons ATGAGGACGATGAAGGCGCAGCACTCCAGCAACGGGAGGGGCCGGAGCCCCTTCCTGACGTCCTACGCGCTCACGCTCGCCTTCATCACCTTCGTCTCCGTGCTCTACTTCAAGGACTTCTCCTCCACGCTGCACCAGCCCttcctccaccgcccgccgccccgccaccGCGCCCAGATcagccgcccgctcctcccccGGGACCGTGGCGGCGCAAGTGAGGCCGCGGCGCGGCTGCCGTTCGCGgtgggcgcggcgccggcggggtgCGACGTCGGGCAGGGCGAGTGGGTGTACGAcgaggcggcgcggccgtgGTACCGGGAGGAGGAGTGCCCCTACATCCAGCCGCAGCTCACGTGCCAGGCGCACGGCCGCCCAGACAAGGCGTACCAGCACTGGCGGTGGCAGCCGCGAGGGTGCTCGCTGCCCAG CTTTAACGCAACTCTAATGCTAGAGATGTTACGGGGCAAGCGCATGCTGTTTGTTGGAGATTCCTTGAACCGTGGGCAATACGTATCACTGGTTTGCCTCCTGCATCGACTCATCCCCGAGAACTCCAAGTCCATGGAGACATTTGATTCACTCACAGTTTTCAGAGCAAAG GATTATAATGCCACTATTGAGTTCTACTGGGCTCCCTTTCTGGCCGAGTCAAATTCTGATGATGCCGTGGTGCACCGTATTGCTGATCGAATTGTAAGGGGAACATCAATTGAGAAACATGCAAGATTTTGGAAGGGGGCTGACATTTTGGTATTCAACACCTACCTTTGGTGGATGACTGGGCAAAAGATGAAAATTTT GCAAAACTCTTTTGAAGATAAAAACAAGGACATCATAGAAATGGAAACAGAGGAAGCCTATGGAATGGTGCTGAACGCTGTGCTGAAATGGGTTGAGAACAACTTGAACCCCAAAACTTCAAGAGTTTTTTTCGTTACTATGTCACCCACTCATACCAG GAGCAAAGATTGGGGTGAAGATACTGACGGGAACTGCTACAACCAGACAACTCCTATCAAAGATTTGTCTTACTGGGGACCAGGCACTAGCAAGGGCCTGATGCGCGTCATCGGGGAAGTGTTCGGCGCGTCTAAGATCCCTGTCGGGGTTGTGAACATCACCCAGCTCTCTGAATACAGGAAGGATGCACACACTCAGATATACAAGAAGCAGTGGAACCCACTAACCCCGGAGCAGATCGCAAACCCTAAGAGCTACGCGGATTGCACGCATTGGTGCCTTCCAGGGCTCCAGGACACATGGAACGAGCTGCTCTACTCCAAGCTCTTTTTCCCTTGA